Genomic DNA from Corylus avellana chromosome ca4, CavTom2PMs-1.0:
ACAATGAAGTAGCCTTCCGTTTGGCCCTCTCTGTTCCACTCTTAGCAAGCTCCGTCAAGGGTATGAGAGCACCAAGCCTACTTATGCAAGCAAGATTGTCAGTATCTCTCTTGCACAAGGCAAGTAAAATTGCAGCCGCGTTTTCTTTATTGCGGGGCAGTCCCGTTCTCAGAAGATCAATCAAAACAGGAATGGTGCTTGCCTTTACAATAGCAACTTTTGCCTCCTGGTGGCTGGCAAGAACCGACATTATAGTTAGGGCTTCGTCGACCATGCAATTGCTTGAATCTGTAAGCATCTCCAATAATGCTGTGATGATCCCTGCCCTCACCGCCCTGCCCTTGTTCCCCTGATAAATGCACAAATTAAACAATGCTGTTGCAGCATCCTTCTTCCCTCTAGCACTTCCGTTTTGGAGCAATTCCACCAAAGCTGGGATTGCACCCGATGCACCTATAATTATTTTGTTCTCATCTCCAAGCGACAAGCTAAAAAGGGTTGCTGCTGCATTCTCTCTAGCTTCAGTGCTTCCATTTCTGAGGACTTGGACAATTGAAGGAACAGCTCCGGCAAGCATTATGAGTCCCTTGTTGTTTTCATATATAGAGAGGTTGAGAATTGAAGTAACCGCATTTTCTTGCGTTAACACATCGCCTGTTGTTAAAAGGTTAACCAGAAATGGAATGGCTCCAGATTCTGCAATTAGTACCCTGTTATCTGTGCTTCTTTTGGATAGTAATCGGATTTCAGCTGCAGCCGCTCTACACTCATCAATGCACCGGCTCGAGAGCTTGCGGACTAGAGCTTGAATGGCTGCTACGTCACCACTAACATCACGAAATGATCCatcactcttttttatttttccatttgtaAGTCCAGTTGGCTGCTCAATATTGTGCTGAGCGCACCACTGAGTAATTAGACTTCTCATAACATAATTTGGAGTGAGTGTTAAATTTTCGAGCTTCTGCTGGGTTTTTGGACATGTTGCATTTCCAGAATCTATCCATCTCTGTATGAAAGATCTCTCGTACGTCTGCAGAATCAAGAAAAAGATATCAGAAGGCAgttataagaagaaaaatactGAGTTCTATAGTTTCAAGCAATTTCTTCTACaagaaaatatgttaaaatggtATTTGAGGTGAATCAGACCTGTCCAGTGGCCACAATTACAGGATCCCTCATGAGTTCCAAGGATATAGGGCAAAGAAAATCTTCAGGAATTACAATTGGATCAGGCTTCTTGATTTCCTCTAAACTGTTGGTGGCTGAATTGTCTTGTCCATCAACATCAACGTCATTTGCTAGACGGGCATCAGAAGGATCAGAAGAGCTTCCAAGCCTCTCAGATTTATAACTTACAAGATCTGCACCACATCTTTTTGAGCCATCACTTTCTGGAACAGCATCCAGCATCGACATATTTTCATCATCAATACTACCACAGTTCTGACCACGCAAACTACCAATTACCCTGTAGTCCGATTGCTCCCGATCAATTTCTTCATCCAGCAGCTGGGCTAAGGCATGAGATAACATTTTTGAATTGAAAGACCCATATCTCTCTGTGGCTCTTCTCAGTTGTGATCTCACCAACTCCACCtaataaacagaaaaatatGAGGTGCAAGTCCAGTTGATAAGAAAGCACCATAGATTTCTCAACTCCTACCTGTTCTTGAACTTCCTCCGAGATGTCAAAATGATCATAGGGTATGCCACATAATGCTTTCTCCAACGTCCACGTCACACAT
This window encodes:
- the LOC132179918 gene encoding U-box domain-containing protein 11-like, whose protein sequence is MAGGGIAGVVLLDLVRDVVSAGPAASGISAGDASVSVPLFRRDCTDLVRRIALLAHLLEEIRDYGEGHSRPLDASTSSSSSSWSSDLVVALQASKRLLLLAGNFRFNSSSDEAARRIASQFQCVTWTLEKALCGIPYDHFDISEEVQEQVELVRSQLRRATERYGSFNSKMLSHALAQLLDEEIDREQSDYRVIGSLRGQNCGSIDDENMSMLDAVPESDGSKRCGADLVSYKSERLGSSSDPSDARLANDVDVDGQDNSATNSLEEIKKPDPIVIPEDFLCPISLELMRDPVIVATGQTYERSFIQRWIDSGNATCPKTQQKLENLTLTPNYVMRSLITQWCAQHNIEQPTGLTNGKIKKSDGSFRDVSGDVAAIQALVRKLSSRCIDECRAAAAEIRLLSKRSTDNRVLIAESGAIPFLVNLLTTGDVLTQENAVTSILNLSIYENNKGLIMLAGAVPSIVQVLRNGSTEARENAAATLFSLSLGDENKIIIGASGAIPALVELLQNGSARGKKDAATALFNLCIYQGNKGRAVRAGIITALLEMLTDSSNCMVDEALTIMSVLASHQEAKVAIVKASTIPVLIDLLRTGLPRNKENAAAILLALCKRDTDNLACISRLGALIPLTELAKSGTERAKRKATSLLEHLRKLQKLQQPTGVIVT